Within Topomyia yanbarensis strain Yona2022 chromosome 2, ASM3024719v1, whole genome shotgun sequence, the genomic segment TCTCAGCATGTCCGATGATGGTTCCCAGTGAAGTCCAAGGGTTTTTATGCATTGATCGCGGTTGAAATCTACCGAGGATTGCAGTGCGCGATTGTTCTGCGGGATGTCATTAAGAACTTCTTCCTCATTAGAGGCCCACTTGCGCAGCTCGAAACCACCCTTTGCCAATAAAGTATCCAGCTGGCGACGCAAGGCGATAGTTTCAGCTACTATGTTACAGCCGGAGAACAGGTCATCCACGTAGAAGTCGTGGATTAGTACCTCAGCAGCTTCAGGAAATGCAGCCCGTTCGTCATTTGCCAATTGCAGCAGCGTTCTTGTTGCGAGAAAGGGTGCACTGGCGGTGCCATAGGTAATTGTTTTTAACTCGTACGTGTTGATAGGAACATCTGGTGTGGGCCTCCAGACGATGCGTTGTAGTGGTGTATCCCGTTCGTCCATGAGTACTTGGCGATACATTTGACGAATATCGGCGATAAGCATGACACGATGCTTTCTGGAACGCATGATTATGGATCTCAAATCTTGTTGCACGATTGGACCGACCATTAGAGCTTCGTTCAGGGATGGTCCGTTAGGAGTTTTACAGGAAGCATCAAAAACGACACGGACTTTAGTTGAAGCGCTGTCTTCTCGTATGATAGCGTGGTGTGGAAGATGGTAACATGACGATGGTTGATCATCTTCTTGAATCTGTTGCATGTGCCCTAATTTGAGATACTCGTCCAAAAATTCGGTGTATTGCTGTCTTAATTCTTCATTTCGAGCCAGGCGTGCCTCCAGCAAATGGAAACGCCGTAGAGCCACTCGGCGATTGTCGCATATATTGGTGATGACATCTGTTTTAATCGGTAGGCGGACAACATATCGTCCTTCTATTGTACGAGACACAGTCTGACGGAAGTGCTCTTCGCATGCAGCTTCTTCTACCGAGTGACAATGAGAGGACCGATCATCTTCAAGTGCCCAGAACTTCTCCATAAGCGTATGCAGGTCTGTGACGGTGGCAACGTGAGCAGTTACTGGAGTAGTCGGTAGGCAGGTGCTCGTTCTTCCGGAAACTACCCAGCCTAGTTCAGAATTCACAAGAGTGGGAAGATTGTCGCCGAGAGCTATTCTTCCCGTTACTTTAAATAAGTCAAAGAAAACTTCAGCCCCGATGACGAGATCGACGGAGTTTTTATCGTGAAACGATGGATCCGCTAACTGAATTTCTGGCGGAAAATTCCATGATGAAATGTCGACCGATGCATATGGTATGTCTACTGTAACCTTCGATAGAATTAGGAATTCAACAGTGGCGGAATAGCTGCTAATTCTTGAACGTATAGTGGAAAATAATTTGTGTTTTGCGTGGGTGGTAGATTGACCTATTCCCGCTATTGGAACAAAGATTTTCTTCCGCTTTGCTTTCACGAGTTGGGCGAATGATTCTGTCATGAAGCAACATTCACTGCCCGAGTCGAGCAGTGCTCTGGCTACATGCTGCGAACCATGATCATCGACTACGAGTACCACAGCGGTGGCAAGTAGGACACGTGTATTCTGCTGTCTTGTGGACGCGTAGCTCCGAGTTTCGGGTACTGTCGCTGATAAGGAAGTGGTGGGTTGGTCGTTGGGCGGTAAGGACTGAGATACTTTCGGAGCAGAATGTTCTGAAGTTTTCACGTTTCCAGACGATGAAGAATCAGTAATGCAGAGCTGCGTATGATGACGACCTCTGCACTTGCGGCAAGAGCTAACAGACGGACAATCCTTGCCGAAATGTCCCTTCCTCAGACAATTTCGACAAAGCTGATGACGCCGAACTTCTCTTTCTTTGTCATCTGGGCTCATCTTCGAGAAGGTGGCACATTGGTAGAGCGGATGATTCTCGGAGCATACTAAACACTTTCGATAATTGGTTTGAGTTGCCCCGTGGCTGGCAAATTGACGTTGAGGTTGCTTCTTGGGTACCGATGGCGGGGGAACTTCCGTACATTTTCCTTGCAGATTTTGTAGTACTGTTACTCTTCTTTGAAGAAACGACGTGAGGTCATGAAATGAAATCGTATCTTGAGCAGACGAATATTCCTCCCAATCTCGCCTCGTTGTTGGATCTAGGCGGATGCTAAGCATGCGAATTAAGAGAATATCCCAGAATTCCGTTTTCTCTCCCAACTGCTGCAGAACTCGCACGTTGGCCTCGAAACGCTCAACCAGCGAGTGTAGTTCAGTCGCAGATTCTCGCCTAATTGACGGAAACTCAAAACGCGCATCAATGTAGGACTGCTTCAGGCGTGCCGTGTCCTGAAAGTGCTCTACCAATAGATTCCACGCTACGGAGTAATTAGTGGCACTAATCGCGATGGTTTGAATCAATTTCAAGGCATCCCCAGACAAAGAGGATCGCAAATAatagaatttttgaatatttgataaTTCCTGCGACGAGTGGACCAGAGAGACGTACAAGTCGTGGAAGTTTAGCCAGTGCTCGAGATTCCCGTTGAATATTGGTAACTTCACATCAGGCAAACGAATATGCGAACTTGATGAAGGGACATACGTAGCTGATTGATTAGTAGACGGCGCACACGGTGTAACTGGGACTTTATTGACCGAGAGTAAGAAACCCTTTACTCGGTAATAGTGAGTTTCGACCTCTGAACGTTGTTTCAACTGTTGCTCAACAGCACTTTCGTCGAGTGTTTCCAGCTCGCCTTGTAATTTGTTGAAGTCTGCCCATAGGGTGACGAGATTTTCCAGCCGAACTGGAACTTCtgttgcatgggcttcctcctCGAATTCGTTAACGAATGACTTGATGAGATTGAAAGATGTTAATATGCTGCGTAGACGCAGCTTGAGCGACTTGATGCGACGGTCGTTGGACATGATGGAAGGAACTATTTTAGGCAAATAGAATGCCTTGTAATAATAAAAATGCAGCACGGACGATCGTTCCTCGTCGACGGCGTGCACCGGAACTTAACATCTGGGTGGAAAGCTTCCAATCGGGGCTCGATCCTTGTCGTGGAACACGTGGTGGTGGTCTTCCAGAAGAAAATGGCGGCCGATTCGTTAATTAAACGTGGGTTGCCGGACTAACGAAGTTCACCGtaatccggttcgaaggaccattTGATAAACGCAGCGAGAACAGGTAAGTATCAGCAGCCACTTATTTCCAGGTATAACAAGACCCAGGAGTTTCCGGATTTGGAATGCCTCGTAGATGGTACGTATTGTTCATGGACAACGGAATCTTCAATTAATCCCAGCGACGGATTTCCCTTCCGTAATTCAAATTTCGCGACCGTTACTAAACGCACCGTTTAATTTAAACTAACTAGAATTTATATTTCTTAATGGTACTAGAATTCACATTTTTACTCTCCCTTCTGAACCTTGAATTTTGACACTTGTCGATGTTTTCTGACTGTTGAGCAAAGAgggaaaaatgacatttttgtcGCCTTTTTATATCAATTCAATGATGACAGATTCGGGTTGCCACAGCTCTAACTTCTCGATGAAACCAGGGTCCTGACATAGTTGATCGACGAAGAAGGAATGTGATCGAGGATGCCTTCACATATAGATGGCGTGAATTTCGTATCCACGAacagggactatatactatatatacaatcattttgtcaatttcaatagcaaacacaaattttaatttaataatttcaaatacttcatgaagttttgggtttcgatcactgaatcatgcaatctaggatgtaaaaaacacaatagttcttaaataggaaataaaaccaagtctggaaatatgcactgttgatattctttgaatggtgggttttttcaagaaaaagcgttgatttcttaattctcagtcgcgtagGAAATTTgaataaagtataaacttcaaatcgattcaatttttttttgactcagtacgatatacataacccctttagaaaaatcagttttcccaccacaatgcatcgattgaggaatttagatattttattaacagagcattagcaataattcgtttgtatgtctatttcaTGGGCCATTTTatcgccttcccattgatttggtttgagatttctagcactgatgttgtcctatgctgatttgagtgattctctgagtcctgccactatcccatgtagtatgtgttatcaaaaacatcgcgaagcatcaagttctaaatgttctcaaacgatataatatccgaaaagagtgataagagttataagaaatgtctcatcacactgttaggtggattaaaagcgttttttttttttcaaatggctatagtctacaattgacaaatcctacaaaaaaggttgtaggagtgattttcacaaaattagtcaaatttttgaataaaaatatttaaaaaattcttcattgactttgaagtcataatcatctcagaaaccaatatcccaactgctagttgcctgatacatgcaaaaagtatcagtaacgaattgggtGTGACATCTCGGAccggactggaacgaggccgaagggattcgtttaacggagatctggtactagaacacttagcgcacgaccaggCAACGTGATTAATATCGCTataaccgccaccacaagcgcagagatcGCTCTTTACGACCCCAGTACGTCGGAGATGGGCCTTCTACGCATAATGATTGTAAATTACCCGGATGAAGTCATAaccctcatccattctcttggaccaaggtttaTTGATAGCTTTGGGATTCCTGAACttccatcgctccacgaaatttgccaattttcgagcgtcatCTGAGaagaaatctttaaaatctcgttgaagctacgcgatatttcataaatatcaccttctaatgcctaaatgtccaccttctcattatcattctaatccaagtgtccgccttctcattacccggaatggagcactgcgaaagaattcaaactaaggtaatctgctatcatttttcagataaagtactcaaaaactctCATGTTGTCACCACgaaatacaaagagtgctttTCATGCTTcatcaaacggagagcctcctgtaattgtaacgatgtgggcatggtcgttgataggtaaacataaaaccatcaattttgtgggcagaatgttggcagcacagcctcttttatgattgcactcactactactgtcataataattagtataaaagcgatgcatagctgccATCATATCATGaacgttccgtgtatttcaatcacaagatgaatcgaatacacaacgtaggccctagACACCATACGAAGCATTATTTCTCTGATGATTTGCCCGTTAATCCGTCaacggaccggtgccaataatcgcgtttttcagctttcatcaagttttttatttgcatttgtagcgtcgcgtatattgggaaaaaatcgggtgatccgacgttcaaaagtccctttcgcatataattctaagcaatctctgcccaccacgaaGTAAGAGACTGTTCACgattgttcgcgccgggtattcGACTCGTCTGACCTTTATTCGcaatgcaaatgcattgttTTAAACCTGGGGGAAAATGTAGGGACTGAAATGACCCTATTTTTGGGGTTTTTAATGTCCCATGTtgaaattcctgctagtttgTAAGATTACCGATACCAGGAACcagttacttcggttttgtaacagcacccttcaagtgacactctcaggcctttatgaggaagcttaggagagaaaactaATTTTCTTCTTTCCACAATGGGAaggtcagactctcgctctttagtgtatAAGGAAACGTTGAAATTAGTCATTGTCGGTGgcgtagcgctcttttgcattATCGGAGAgttccttaaaagaatgttACATTTTGTCCCCACTTAATGTATGcgcgggatatgtcgagagatggtgcggagtctctccacagtaggaaAACCTTACATGATTCTCTCCCCATTTTCCACAGCGTGGCTTGTTCCTACAATAAGTCGCTGTTTGCAAAAACGTCTGTTCTGCCATCTatggaagctgtccttcaatgtcagcttctttcaccgaacaacCTAGATAAgtcgtgtagtgtcggtagtggttgtttcaaccggctaagaattacactacggactacctgttccggtggtaaaaaTCCAcaaaacagggaaccccaattccatagtgtcatatGACCCGTGcgatgggtaaaattgttgagggggtttaaaatattctcaattgcgaacggagcctgggaagagttgggcgaactccccagtatgctgcatttcgcagcggaacgttcactctacgcaccgaagttttttttaccgatgatccgcttaattttgccgaatttttgttggcggggggtttgctgagactctcggctgatggtagttcggtgaagttgggctgagtttcgattatcaaatttcgatgtgtacagacgaacctgcccagaagccgtgtggtatccggccaagaattgagccactgggttcctgttctCATGTCGtgggaggcgactgaaagtaggagactctaagtcaaggtgtagttccgtgccgaggacttgatgactgtgttatgcgaatctctgacacagtggaccattattttcttcgaaattcgtgggaatcaaatgatcgtgtcccatttaggcctgatatggctcgctatatgcgtcaacatcccaactcgcttggtgtcctctagttgttgtgcaatttatgttggaaatgaaatgtacagttctctaatcaacaatggttagaattgcacaaatcaatctccagcataaatgtacagcaactatgaagttatctcgactcatgcaggaaggtaaggCATTGgtccaagaaccgtatttccataaaggaaacttctattttggaaatttacttaacactgccttcattgcttacaacaagacaggcatgactaatccacttgaaatgcctcgtgcttccattcttgcaaataaggctattgacgcgtgtctcatatcggagcttacaactcgcgatatctgtgttgttaCAGTTACACGGAATGTCggtaacgtagacaaaaaatatatacattgttCAGCATATTtaccgcataacgagtcatctccttctgatgatttcaaaagtgttgtatcatattgtagcagaaatgggcttccgctcattatctgcagtgatgcgaatgctcatcacatcatttagggcagctcagacatcaatctgagaggctctgaactgatggagtacataagtagtacaaatctccatattctgaatttgggaaaccgaccaacttttgaaACCGACCAACTgcactgtattccaagcagaaatctttgcgattatgtgtggggtacaatcggcccttcaactgagtttgtccggcaaagCAATGAACTTCTGCTTCAATAGTCAGGCTGTAATCAAgtcccttagctcagacaaatcacggtctaagctagtgatcgcgtgccgaacccaaatcgaaggaCTAAGATTTGTCAACAccatctaccttgtctgggtgcctggatattccggtattactggaaatgaatgggctgacgaattggccagggcaggttcagcgttgcaccatgggccacaaatcgatttttttggtcgaaaatccagaacttataaaccgttagtactagactttcagtgtctttggaacaaattctctacaataagtgttcttcattttagggaaaacaaaattggggtggccctctcgatttttaaaataaaaaaaattatctcctgaatgaaaaaagataggtgaatatgaccttccaaagaaatgtagagatattaattttgagtaactttgctgaagacgtcgaaactctatcttcaacggtttttattttacagcgatttcccttgttccgtttagggtggctcttaaaaattcagtttttttaatataacttctttGAAATTGATTTTTCGTAAATGTCGACTTCAGACAAAAGATAGCTCttacaaatgcgcacatttcttcttcagagaccaactcattaacttttatataaacagagttattgacgattttatgctcaaaattcgacattttctaagctaaataactccgaaggtggcaaaaagttGCAATCAATGTTATGACCAACTGATAGTACTtcaaaaacactacaaaataaggggtacatggtttgtctcctagcgactgttcatgtgaaatgtttgcttataaactCCCTCTGTTATAGAGAATGTATGCGGAATTCATCTAAATTCGTacttaaaatatatattaatCATAGTCGCCGTTCTTATATACACATATCCGGATCTCCGATGCAAATCAAATTTAATGGTACTCTCGAAACATGTTATTCTAAACTTGTTTCGTGGAGTGAAATTGTACATAAAACATGTGGTTTTCGGACAACGGATTATAAAAAGAATATTTGGAGTATTTACATGGCATAC encodes:
- the LOC131680897 gene encoding uncharacterized protein LOC131680897, with the translated sequence MSNDRRIKSLKLRLRSILTSFNLIKSFVNEFEEEAHATEVPVRLENLVTLWADFNKLQGELETLDESAVEQQLKQRSEVETHYYRVKGFLLSVNKVPVTPCAPSTNQSATYVPSSSSHIRLPDVKLPIFNGNLEHWLNFHDLYVSLVHSSQELSNIQKFYYLRSSLSGDALKLIQTIAISATNYSVAWNLLVEHFQDTARLKQSYIDARFEFPSIRRESATELHSLVERFEANVRVLQQLGEKTEFWDILLIRMLSIRLDPTTRRDWEEYSSAQDTISFHDLTSFLQRRVTVLQNLQGKCTEVPPPSVPKKQPQRQFASHGATQTNYRKCLVCSENHPLYQCATFSKMSPDDKEREVRRHQLCRNCLRKGHFGKDCPSVSSCRKCRGRHHTQLCITDSSSSGNVKTSEHSAPKVSQSLPPNDQPTTSLSATVPETRSYASTRQQNTRVLLATAVVLVVDDHGSQHVARALLDSGSECCFMTESFAQLVKAKRKKIFVPIAGIGQSTTHAKHKLFSTIRSRISSYSATVEFLILSKVTVDIPYASVDISSWNFPPEIQLADPSFHDKNSVDLVIGAEVFFDLFKVTGRIALGDNLPTLVNSELGWVVSGRTSTCLPTTPVTAHVATVTDLHTLMEKFWALEDDRSSHCHSVEEAACEEHFRQTVSRTIEGRYVVRLPIKTDVITNICDNRRVALRRFHLLEARLARNEELRQQYTEFLDEYLKLGHMQQIQEDDQPSSCYHLPHHAIIREDSASTKVRVVFDASCKTPNGPSLNEALMVGPIVQQDLRSIIMRSRKHRVMLIADIRQMYRQVLMDERDTPLQRIVWRPTPDVPINTYELKTITYGTASAPFLATRTLLQLANDERAAFPEAAEVLIHDFYVDDLFSGCNIVAETIALRRQLDTLLAKGGFELRKWASNEEEVLNDIPQNNRALQSSVDFNRDQCIKTLGLHWEPSSDMLRYKVKLPPPETNATLTKRIALSHIAQLFDPLGLVGPVVTTAKLFMQTLWTLKDQEGKVWGWDQELPIAIKERWQAYHSQLPLLNELRIDRCIMLLNPVTTQLHIFSDASELAYGACVYVRTTNSSGAVNVALLTAKSKVAPLKKQSIPRLELCGALIAAELYEKVSKSLQLVADTYFWVDSTTVLSWLKSPPSTWTTFVANRVSKIQLATEHCTWNHVSGQQNPADSISRGASAESLLNNTLWWSGSHWLQSDDSLWPAQLYKQNMSSGIMPETRKTLALEIPASTEKSFIDEYVDKFSNYQRMLRVTAYCRRFILNNRLETINHPKALVISSEEMLSAETKLIGLVQKQVYSEEWKRLHAAQPVSSKSQLKWFHPIIASDQLIRIGGRLQHSQQTFDSKHQILLPSKHPFSLLLVRHYHETNLHAAPQLLLTILRLRYWITGARNLARSVIHRCVICFRARPKLVEQFMADLPASRVTETRPFSVAGVDYWGPVLLQPTHRRAAPTKAYVAVFICFCTKAVHLELVADLTTAKFLQALRRFVSRRGLCSDLHSDNGRNFVGAANELRQLVRATEHQQAIAQECSSTGIRWHFNPPKASHFGGLWEAAIYSAQKHFVRVLGTHNLPFDEMETLLAQIECCLNSRPIVPLSDDPTDYEPLTPGHFLTGSALKAVPDIDFNSVPYNRLRKWQQTQKIFQNIWNRWKTEYLTSLQRRTKWCDPPVQLTPNQLVILRDEATAPMQWITARITELHPGPDGVTRVVTVQTPTGRFTRPVSKICILPIAPPDLASTETAALQESSTQPIIAEYHPIVVPAKQ